The Candidatus Hydrogenedentota bacterium region CGCGCTGACCGCCGTTTCCAGCTTCTGTGAAAGCGCTTGCAGTTCCTTCTCAGTTTGTAACTTCTCCATGTAGCTCCCCGATTCCCCCCCTAACTCGCTCTCGGACGACCGCATCCCTCTACTCGAATTCTGACTAAGAGACTCCGGGAGGGATCGTCGCGCTCTTTTTCGTCTCTGCAGTAACAATGCGGACAGTATCCCGGAACCTCCAACGACGGTCACAGCCAGCAATGCGACCATGAGCGCTGCGTCCGGCATCGATTCAGTCCTCCCCGATCTCGAATCGTCTTGGGTTCCGCGTCAAGCTAATCGTCGACGTAATTGGGATATAGCGCCTTCATGCACGTCGGGCAAATGACGTGACTGAATTCCGCCTCCGTATGGTCGCGCACATACGCCTCGACCTGTTTCCAATACCCCTCATCGTTGCGCACGTTCTTGCAGCTGGAACAAATGGGAATGATCCCCCGCAACGTGCGCACGTCTTCTAGCGCCTTCCGCAACTCTGTCAAGCGCTGCGTGAGGCGCGTCTGTAGATCCAGAATCCGGCGCCCAACGTTGATCCGCGCCAAGAGTTCGTCCGGATCGTAAGGCTTTGACAGGTAGTCGTCCGCTCCTGATTTCAACCCCTGCACAA contains the following coding sequences:
- a CDS encoding response regulator — its product is VQGLKSGADDYLSKPYDPDELLARINVGRRILDLQTRLTQRLTELRKALEDVRTLRGIIPICSSCKNVRNDEGYWKQVEAYVRDHTEAEFSHVICPTCMKALYPNYVDD